A window of the Roseburia sp. 831b genome harbors these coding sequences:
- a CDS encoding DUF6674 family protein, with protein sequence MEEKSMTGEEVMKQLLSALNGNGMQQTANGVYELCAYVDSMTHKVEDMTEEIAKLRDDIQRMQDDTVTNKLKKSLNEAADRLENRCNEIKEQIFEVKEGIKNKASEIMTDFKKRGKEALNRVCEFAGLKDKLMGIRNKVKEGIADTEHTIAKIDAFGKGMREAGQKVANTFRTFADREEVDYSGQEKKFSKTEIMKKPWKWQKKVYESMVLRLDASIDKVEDWARDVEINRMNDKLVDTEKQTEEIMEDVSLVSAVAEPSEYQYGAEAFEAACAKGEQEKMPEVKVPDVPKQGKSR encoded by the coding sequence ATGGAAGAGAAATCAATGACCGGGGAAGAGGTTATGAAACAGCTTTTGTCAGCTTTGAACGGTAATGGTATGCAGCAGACTGCAAACGGAGTGTATGAGCTTTGTGCCTATGTGGACAGCATGACACACAAGGTCGAAGATATGACGGAAGAAATTGCAAAGCTGCGTGATGATATTCAAAGAATGCAGGATGACACTGTTACCAATAAGCTCAAGAAGTCATTAAATGAAGCAGCTGATCGTCTGGAGAATCGCTGCAACGAGATTAAGGAGCAGATTTTTGAGGTAAAGGAAGGTATTAAGAATAAGGCTTCTGAAATCATGACAGATTTTAAGAAGCGTGGTAAGGAAGCCTTAAACCGTGTTTGCGAATTCGCAGGCTTGAAAGATAAACTTATGGGTATCAGGAATAAGGTCAAAGAAGGAATTGCCGATACGGAGCATACTATCGCAAAGATTGATGCTTTTGGTAAGGGAATGAGAGAAGCTGGACAGAAGGTGGCTAATACGTTCAGAACCTTCGCTGACAGGGAAGAAGTAGATTATTCCGGACAGGAGAAGAAATTTTCCAAGACCGAGATAATGAAAAAGCCATGGAAATGGCAGAAGAAGGTGTATGAATCCATGGTACTTCGTCTGGATGCATCCATTGATAAGGTGGAGGATTGGGCAAGAGATGTAGAGATTAACCGCATGAATGATAAGCTGGTTGATACGGAGAAACAGACCGAAGAGATTATGGAAGATGTATCTTTAGTATCTGCTGTTGCGGAACCTTCCGAGTATCAGTATGGTGCGGAAGCCTTTGAGGCTGCCTGTGCAAAGGGAGAGCAGGAAAAGATGCCGGAAGTAAAGGTTCCTGATGTTCCAAAGCAGGGGAAGAGCAGGTGA